Proteins encoded in a region of the Anopheles aquasalis chromosome 2, idAnoAquaMG_Q_19, whole genome shotgun sequence genome:
- the LOC126579033 gene encoding muscle calcium channel subunit alpha-1-like isoform X7 → MSVSQKDKATVQQDCQKQNITFAVDHPSALSPKAGHARNRNSLKDVLSSGNKLIGAFHAPDSAYPLLAASTAHEHKREQHHQFLDILNKSFSRNKSGQPSEQDCATVGQTTSNDLGPASSAPRLPKKGSSRSFFLKRQHSLSDVWQTTLKSTTAMSQAAARMDSTEMASSSGVDGRRFNPDVDGPNGGVGGCEPAGATGGEINIGGTTIPIAPKKPTRRAGVKPQPDRPMRALFCLTRTNPLRKLCIAIVEWKPFEYLILLTIFANCVALAVYTPFPNSDSNSTNAALEKIEYIFLVIFTAECIMKLIAYGFILHPGSYLRNGWNILDFTIVVIGMISTALSNLMKEGFDVKALRAFRVLRPLRLVSGVPSLQVVLNSILRAMVPLLHIALLVLFVIIIYAIIGLELFSGKLHKSCFHNETGEIMDDPHPCGEDGFHCDTISPEMVCRYYWEGPNFGITNFDNFGLSMLTVFQCVTLEGWTDMLYYIEDAMGSSWQWVYFISMVILGAFFVMNLILGVLSGEFSKERTKAKNRGDFQKLREKQQIEEDLRGYLDWITQAEDIDPDNEANGNQEGKVKNTIELDSSDNLGEDGEVQQVSWFSRKRKSIDRVNRRLRRACRKAVKSQAFYWLIIILVFLNTGVLATEHYRQPPWLDDFQEYTNMFFVALFTMEMLLKMYSLGFQGYFVSLFNRFDCFVVIGSIGEMILTSTQIMPPLGVSVLRCVRLLRVFKVTKYWQSLSNLVASLLNSIQSIASLLLLLFLFIVIFALLGMQVFGGKFNFNSAVDKPRSNFDSFVQSLLTVFQILTGEDWNMVMYDGIQAYGGVASLGIIASIYFIILFICGNYILLNVFLAIAVDNLADADSLTTVEKEEDDNPEGEEEKLSHAPTPIEHGDDGFMDHEKDNLDSDNEPTNMSDDYNGHDSESKIPVAEDDEGYEEQDTQGETFDEPTTVSARPRRLSELSVKKSKKPIPRANALLIFSPSNRSAFNLLDLLVVCVSLISMFFSSGAISVIKILRVLRVLRPLRAINRAKGLKHVVQCVIVAVKTIGNIVLVTCLLQFMFAVIGVQLYKYVVKCVIVAIKTIGNIMLVTYLLQFMFAVIGVQLFKGKFFSCSDGSKMQESECHGTYLVYEDGNVDKPVSKERYWSRNRFHFDDVSKAMLTLFTVSTFEGWPGLLYVSIDSHEEDSGPIHNFRPIVAAYYIIYIIIIAFFMVNIFVGFVIVTFQNEGEQEYKNCDLDKNQRNCIEFALKAKPIRRYIPKHRIQYKVWWFVTSQPFEYMIFILIMINTITLSMKFYRQPEIYTEVLDLLNLIFTAVFALEFVFKLAAFRFKNYFGDAWNVFDFIIVLGSFIDIVYSEVNVSKGMKGGSSIISINFFRLFRVMRLVKLLARGEGIRTLLWTFIKSFQALPYVALLIVMLFFIYAVIGMQVFGKIAMDDDTSIHRNNNFQTFPQAVLVLFRSATGEAWQEIMLDCSARPGEVNCDPKSDDAGSPDGCGSSIAFPYFISFYVLCSFLIINLFVAVIMDNFDYLTRDWSILGPHHLDEFVRLWSEYDPDAKGRIKHLDVVTLLRKISPPLGFGKLCPHRVACKRLVSMNMPLNSDGTVLFNATLFAVVRTSLKIKTEGNIDDANAELRTTIKQIWKRTNPKLLDQVVPPPGVDDEVTVGKFYATFLIQDYFRRFKKRKENDNKLSSDQNKRRTMTLQAGLRTLHEAGPELKRAISGNLEDTGDDNPEPSHRRNHTLFGNVWSSIRRPGPFGTKQKWSGNHKMSATSVAASAAMHTVLSGTNENQKHEPPKPKVNAALSGGYSHIAESILHAVHDDPLGNSLGNGINATNGAASSDIPLRPLVLYDTTINRGPTNTISVDIGPQNVSARRDTSAHIENLDKVRLIHSTPSSPHEVHRPASNVIGSAESLVGRVLAQQGLGKYCDLDLVHCAQMEMQEALDMTQEEMDLAAHELMLEERFNRKNGSNARSNPRRGVNTSVNKNLPPQL, encoded by the exons ATGAGTGTTTCGCAGAAAGACAAGGCAACTGTCCAACAGGactgccaaaaacaaaacataactttTG CGGTAGATCATCCATCGGCACTTAGTCCAAAAGCAGGGCACGCGCGCAACAGAAATTCGCTGAAGGATGTTCTATCCTCGGGAAACAAACTAATCGGTGCATTTCATGCTCCAGACTCTGCTTATCCTCTACTCGCGGCATCCACGGCCCACGAGCATAAACGGGAGCAACACCATCAGTTTCTCGACATCTTAAATAAGTCATTTTCACGTAATAAATCTGGTCAACCGTCGGAGCAGGATTGCGCTACCGTTGGCCAGACGACTTCAAACGATTTAGGGCCGGCATCTTCTGCACCAAGGCTTCCAAAGAAGGGATCGTCACGTTCATTTTTTCTAAAACGCCAACATTCGTTGTCCGATGTATGGCAAACGACCCTTAAATCTACCACAGCTATGAGCCAAGCAGCTGCTAGAATGGACAGTACCGAGATGGCATCCTCATCCGGGGTTGATGGACGTAGGTTCAATCCGGATGTTGATGGACCGAACGGCGGCGTTGGTGGGTGCGagccagcaggagcaacaggtGGCGAAATCAATATTGGTGGAACAACTATTCCAATTGCACCTAAAAAGCCAACCCGTAGAGCTGGTGTAAAGCCTCAACCCGATCGACCTATGcgtgctttgttttgtttaacgCGAACGAACCCTCTTCGAAAACTCTGTATTGCAATTGTAGAATGGAA GCCCTTCGAATACCTAATTTTGTTGACCATTTTCGCCAATTGCGTTGCCTTAGCTGTTTACACCCCTTTTCCAAACAGTGATTCGAATAGCACAAATGCGGCACTAGAGAAGATCGAGTATATTTTTTTAGTCATATTTACTGCAGAATGCATTATGAAGTTGATTGCGTACGGGTTTATACTACATCCCGGATCATATCTGAGGAACGGGTGGAACATACTCGATTTTACAATTGTAGTCATTGG TATGATTTCAACAGCCTTGTCTAATCTAATGAAGGAAGGATTCGACGTTAAAGCTCTTCGTGCGTTTCGAGTACTCAGACCGTTGCGTTTAGTATCGGGGGTGCCTA GTTTGCAAGTTGTCCTAAATTCGATTTTACGTGCCATGGTGCCTTTGCTACACATAGCTCTACTGGTATTGTTTGTGATAATCATTTACGCCATAATAGGATTAGAACTTTTCTCGGGTAAATTGCACAAATCTTGTTTTCACAATGAAACGG GTGAGATCATGGACGATCCACATCCTTGCGGAGAAGATGGGTTTCATTGCGACACCATTTCACCAGAAATGGTATGCAGATACTACTGGGAAGGGCCCAACTTTGGCATAACGAATTTCGATAATTTTGGACTATCAATGCTAACAGTTTTTCAATGTGTAACATTGGAAGGATGGACTGATATGCTGTACTAC ATTGAAGACGCTATGGGCAGCAGTTGGCAATGGGTCTATTTCATCTCTATGGTCATTCTCGGTGCTTTTTTCGTCATGAATCTCATCCTCGGTGTACTGAGCGGCGAATTTTCTAAGGAAaggacgaaagcaaaaaatcggGGAGATTTTCAAAAGCTTCGCGAAAAGCAACAGATAGAAGAAGATCTACGGGGGTATTTAGATTGGATAACCCAGGCAGAAGACATCGATCCCGATAACGAAGCTAACGGAAATCAGGAAGGCAAAGTAAAAAATACTATTGAACTTGATTCATCTGATAACCTTGGCGAAGATGGAGAAGTACAACAAGTGTCATGGTTTTCCCGAAAACGCAAATCGATTGATCGTGTAAATCGACGGTTGCGACGTGCCTGTCGTAAGGCAGTCAAATCACAGGCCTTCTATTGGCTTATCATTATATTAGTATTTTTGAATACGGGTGTTTTAGCAACTGAACACTACCGGCAACCTCCATGGTTGGATGATTTTCAAG agtacacaaatatgtttttcgtGGCCCTGTTTACAATGGAAATGTTGCTAAAGATGTATAGTTTAGGATTTCAGGGGTATTTTGTATCTCTTTTCAACCGATTCGACTGCTTCGTCGTTATTGGCAGTATAGGAGAGATGATACTTACTAGCACACAAATCATGCCTCCGCTCGGAGTATCTGTGTTGCGATGTGTTCGTCTTCTGCGAGTTTTTAAAGTAACTAA GTACTGGCAATCGCTCTCAAATTTAGTTGCATCACTGCTGAACTCGATTCAATCGATAGCTTCGCTTTTGTTACTATTGTTTCTATTCATTGTTATTTTTGCACTTCTGGGAATGCaagtttttggtggaaagtttaattttaatagTGCCGTTGATAAACCCCGCTCCAATTTCGATAGCTTCGTACAAAGTCTACTCACAGTGTTTCAG ATACTTACAGGTGAAGATTGGAATATGGTTATGTACGACGGAATACAAGCATATGGTGGTGTAGCGTCTTTAGGAATTATTGCAAGCATTTACTTCATCATATTGTTCATCTGCGGTAACT ACATTTTATTGAACGTATTCTTGGCTATTGCTGTGGATAATTTGGCCGATGCGGATTCTCTCACTACggtggagaaagaagaagatgataatCCAGagggcgaagaagaaaaactatCACATGCCCCAACACCAATAGaacacggtgatgatggtttcatGGACCACGAAAAGGATAATTTGGATTCTGATAACGAGCCTACCAATAT GTCCGATGATTATAATGGACATGATTCCGAATCTAAAATTCCTGTTGCTGAGGATGACGAAGGGTATGAAGAGCAAGATACTCaag gtGAGACTTTTGACGAGCCTACGACAGTTTCCGCACGCCCGCGACGTTTATCGGAATTAAGCgtgaaaaaatccaaaaaacctATTCCTCGGGCGAATGCATTACTTATTTTCTCTCCATCGAACAG ATCCGCGTTCAATCTGCTTGATCTTTTGGTCGTATGTGTTTCACTAATATCAATGTTCTTTAG CTCTGGTGCCATTTCTGTGATAAAAATTTTACGAGTGCTTCGTGTTCTTCGTCCATTGCGTGCCATAAATCGTGCGAAAGGATTAAAG CATGTTGTGCAATGTGTTATAGTAGCAGTAAAGACAATCGGCAATATTGTGCTGGTCACTTGTTTGCTACAATTTATGTTCGCCGTTATTGGAGTGCAGTTGTATAAG TACGTAGTGAAATGTGTGATAGTTGCCATCAAAACGATTGGTAACATTATGCTAGTGACGTACCTCTTGCAGTTCATGTTTGCTGTGATTGGAGTACAATTGTTTAAG GGGAAATTTTTCTCGTGCTCCGATGGTTCCAAAATGCAAGAATCAGAATGTCA CGGTACATATTTGGTATACGAAGATGGAAATGTTGACAAACCAGTGTCAAAAGAAAGATACTGGTCCCGAAATCGGTTTCACTTTGACGATGTTTCGAAAGCAATGTTAACACTCTTCACTGTATCCACCTTCGAAGGATGGCCCGG ACTGCTGTATGTGTCGATAGATTCTCACGAAGAAGATTCGGGTCCAATACACAATTTTAGGCCTATAGTAGCCGCCTATTACATAATCTACATCATCATAATAGCCTTCTTCATGGTAAACATTTTCGTCGGTTTTGTTATCGTGACATTCCAAAATGAAGGCGAGCAGGAATATAAGAACTGCGATTTGGATAAAAATCAGAGAAACTGCATAGAATTTGCACTCAAAGCTAAACCGATAAGACGTTATATACCAAAGCACCGCATACAATACAAggtttggtggtttgtgaCGTCACAGCCATTCGAATATATGATATTTATACTGATCATGATCAACACGATAACACTTTCTATGAAGTTTTACCGCCAGCCAGAGATATATACCGAGGTTCTTGATCTATTAAATCTCATATTTACGGCAGTTTTCGCCTTGGAGTTTGTCTTTAAACTAGCAGCATTTAGATTTAAG AACTACTTCGGAGATGCATGGAATGTATTCGATTTTATTATTGTACTCGGCAGTTTTATCGATATAGTGTACTCAGAAGTGAATGTTAGCAAAGGAATGAAG GGAGGATCGAGTATAATATCAATCAATTTTTTCCGATTGTTCCGAGTGATGCGCTTAGTGAAACTTCTAGCAAGAGGAGAAGGCATCCGTACCCTTTTGTGGACTTTTATAAAATCTTTTCAAGCTCTCCCTTATGTAGCGTTGTTGATTGTAATGCTATTTTTCATCTACGCTGTCATCGGTATGCAG GTTTTTGGTAAAATAGCTATGGATGACGATACATCTATTCATCGCAACAACAACTTTCAAACATTTCCGCAAGCAGTGTTGGTACTTTTCCGCTCGGCTACTGGAGAAGCGTGGCAAGAAATTATGCTAGATTGCTCGGCAAGACCGGGAGAGGTGAACTGCGATCCGAAATCTGATGATGCTGGGTCACCAGATGGTTGTGGATCAAGTATTGCCTTCCCATACTTTATTTCTTTCTACGTGCTTTGCTCTTTTCTCATCATCAATCTATTTGTGGCTGTCATTATGGATAATTTTGATTATCTAACTCGTGACTGGTCCATCCTTGGTCCTCACCATCTGGACGAGTTCGTGCGCCTTTGGAGCGAGTATGATCCGGACGCTAAGGGACGCATCAAGCATCTGGATGTGGTAACATTACTGCGTAAAATATCGCCTCCACTCGGCtttggaaaactttgtccGCACCGGGTGGCCTGCAAACGATTAGTGTCCATGAACATGCCACTGAATAGTGACGGAACAGTGCTCTTCAATGCGACATTGTTTGCAGTAGTTCGCACATCTCTCAAGATCAAAACTGAGGGTAACATTGATGACGCAAACGCAGAATTGCGCACTACGATCAAGCAAATATGGAAACGAACGAATCCGAAGCTGTTAGATCAGGTGGTACCTCCGCcaggtgttgatgatgaagtaACCGTCGGAAAATTCTACGCAACGTTTCTGATACAGGACTATTTCCGTCGTTTCAAGAAGCGCAAGGAAAATGACAATAAGCTTAGCAGCGATCAAAACAAACGACGTACAATGACACTACAAGCCGGTCTGCGTACACTACATGAAGCGGGTCCCGAACTTAAGCGGGCAATATCGGGAAACCTAGAGGATACCGGGGATGATAATCCGGAGCCTTCACACCGA CGCAATCACACCCTCTTCGGTAATGTATGGTCTTCGATTCGACGGCCAGGACCTTTCggaaccaaacaaaaatggagtggaaatcataaaatgtCTGCCACCTCGGTTGCTGCGTCAGCGGCAATGCATACTGTTCTGTCTGgaacaaatgaaaaccaaaagcaTGAACCTCCAAAACCGAAAGTCAACGCTGCGCTTAGTGGAGGCTATAGCCACATTGCTGAGAGCATTCTACATGCTGTACACGACGATCCACTGGGAAACAGCCTCGGAAACGGTATAAATGCAACGAACGGAGCAGCCTCGAGTGACATTCCACTGCGGCCGTTAGTACTGTATGATACGACAATTAATCGAGGACCAACCAA TACTATCAGCGTCGATATTGGCCCGCAGAATGTTTCTGCAAGAAGAG ATACCAGCGCTCACATAGAAAATTTGGATAAGGTACGATTAATCCATTCTACACCGAGCAGCCCACACGAAGTTCACAGACCCGCTTCAAATGTAATTGGATCAGCAGAGAGTCTAGTTGGAAGG GTACTAGCACAACAAGGACTTGGCAAATATTGCGACCTAGATCTTGTACACTGTGCCCAGATGGAAATGCAAGAGGCTCTGGATATGACACAAGAGGAAATGGATCTAGCCGCACATGAGCTAATGCTGGAGGAACGCTTCAATAGAAAAAATGGTTCTAACGCGAGAAGTAACCCGCGTCGTGGGGTTAATACTAGTGTTAACAAGAATTTGCCGCCTCAATTATAG